The Phacochoerus africanus isolate WHEZ1 chromosome 15, ROS_Pafr_v1, whole genome shotgun sequence genome has a segment encoding these proteins:
- the OPN4 gene encoding melanopsin isoform X1: MNPPSWPSAPPDPALESSCMATPASPSRWDSFQSSTSSLGHPLPISPTAARVRAAAWVPFPTVDVPDHAHYTLGTVILLVGLTGMLGNLTVIYTFCRCLVDRLLAPHRSRGLRTPANMFIINLAVSDFLMSFTQAPVFFASSLYKQWLFGEAGCEFYAFCGAVFGITSMITLTAIALDRYLVITHPLATVGMVSKRRAALVLLGVWLYALAWSLPPFFGWSAYVPEGLLTSCSWDYMSFTPKVRAYTMLLFCFVFLLPLLVIIYSYIFIFKAIRETGQALQTFGACERRGKCPRQRQRLQNEWKMAKIELLVILLFVLSWAPYSTVALMGFAGYGHVLTPYVNSVPAVIAKASAIYNPIIYAITHPKYRMAIAQHLPCLGVLLGVSGQRTGLYTSYRSTHRSTLSSQASDLSWISGRRRQASLGSESEVGWTDTEATAAWGAAQQVSRWSPCGQGLEDMEAKTSLGRLGWEAEAPGKTKGLLPSLDPRM; this comes from the exons ATGAACCCTCCTTCATGGCCAAGTGCCCCGCCAGACCCAGCCCTGGAGTCTAGCTGCATGGCCACTCCAGCCTCCCCCAGCAGATGGGACAGCTTCCAGAGCAGCACCTCCAGCTTGGGCCACCCTCTGCCCATCAGCCCCACG GCAGCCAGGGTTCGGGCTGCTGCCTGGGTGCCCTTCCCCACGGTTGATGTTCCAGACCATGCCCACTACACTCTGGGCACAGTGATCCTGCTGGTGGGGCTGACAGGGATGCTGGGAAATCTGACGGTCATCTATACCTTCTGCAGGTGCCTGGTTGACAGG CTTCTGGCCCCTCACAGGAGCAGAGGCCTCAGGACACCTGCCAACATGTTCATTATCAACCTCGCGGTCAGCGACTTCCTCATGTCCTTCACCCAAGCCCCTGTCTTCTTTGCCAGCAGCCTCTATAAGCAGTGGCTCTTTGGAGAGGCAG GCTGCGAATTCTATGCCTTCTGTGGAGCTGTCTTTGGCATCACCTCCATGATTACCCTGACGGCCATCGCCCTGGACCGCTACCTGGTGATCACGCACCCACTGGCCACTGTTGGGATGGTGTCCAAGAGGCGGGCGGCGCTTGTTCTGCTGGGCGTCTGGCTCTATGCCCTGGCTTGGAGTCTACCGCCCTTCTTTGGCTGGA GTGCCTATGTGCCCGAGGGGCTGCTGACCTCTTGCTCCTGGGACTACATGAGCTTCACACCGAAGGTCCGTGCCTACACCATGCTGCTTTTCTGCTTTGTGTTCCTCCTTCCCCTGCTTGTCATCATCTACAGCTATATCTTCATCTTCAAGGCCATCCGAGAGACAGGCCA AGCTCTCCAGACTTTTGGGGCCTGCGAGCGTCGTGGCAAGTGCCCCCGGCAACGGCAGCGGCTGCAGAACGAGTGGAAAATGGCCAAGATCGAGCTTCTGGTCATCCTTCTCTTTGTGCTCTCCTGGGCTCCCTACTCCACTGTGGCCTTAATGGGCTTTGCTGG GTACGGACATGTCCTGACACCCTACGTGAACTCAGTGCCAGCTGTCATCGCCAAGGCCTCTGCCATCTACAACCCCATCATTTATGCCATCACCCATCCCAAGTACAG AATGGCCATTGCCCAGCACCTGCCCTGCCTGGGAGTGCTGCTGGGTGTGTCAGGCCAGCGCACTGGCTTGTACACCAGTTACCGCTCCACCCACCGCTCCACACTGAGCAGCCAGGCCTCAGACCTCAGCTGGATCTCCGGACGGAGGCGCCAGGCGTCCCTGGGCTCTGAGAGCGAGGTG GGCTGGACAGACACGGAGGCAACAGCTGCTTGGGGGGCTGCCCAGCAAGTGAGTAGATGGTCCCCCTGTGGTCAGGGCCTGGAGGACATGGAAGCCAAGACCTCTCTGGGGCGCCTGGGATGGGAAGCAGAGGCTCCCGGGAAG ACCAAGGGGCTGCTTCCCAGCCTGGACCCCAGGATGTAG
- the OPN4 gene encoding melanopsin isoform X2: MNPPSWPSAPPDPALESSCMATPASPSRWDSFQSSTSSLGHPLPISPTAARVRAAAWVPFPTVDVPDHAHYTLGTVILLVGLTGMLGNLTVIYTFCRSRGLRTPANMFIINLAVSDFLMSFTQAPVFFASSLYKQWLFGEAGCEFYAFCGAVFGITSMITLTAIALDRYLVITHPLATVGMVSKRRAALVLLGVWLYALAWSLPPFFGWSAYVPEGLLTSCSWDYMSFTPKVRAYTMLLFCFVFLLPLLVIIYSYIFIFKAIRETGQALQTFGACERRGKCPRQRQRLQNEWKMAKIELLVILLFVLSWAPYSTVALMGFAGYGHVLTPYVNSVPAVIAKASAIYNPIIYAITHPKYRMAIAQHLPCLGVLLGVSGQRTGLYTSYRSTHRSTLSSQASDLSWISGRRRQASLGSESEVGWTDTEATAAWGAAQQVSRWSPCGQGLEDMEAKTSLGRLGWEAEAPGKTKGLLPSLDPRM; encoded by the exons ATGAACCCTCCTTCATGGCCAAGTGCCCCGCCAGACCCAGCCCTGGAGTCTAGCTGCATGGCCACTCCAGCCTCCCCCAGCAGATGGGACAGCTTCCAGAGCAGCACCTCCAGCTTGGGCCACCCTCTGCCCATCAGCCCCACG GCAGCCAGGGTTCGGGCTGCTGCCTGGGTGCCCTTCCCCACGGTTGATGTTCCAGACCATGCCCACTACACTCTGGGCACAGTGATCCTGCTGGTGGGGCTGACAGGGATGCTGGGAAATCTGACGGTCATCTATACCTTCTGCAG GAGCAGAGGCCTCAGGACACCTGCCAACATGTTCATTATCAACCTCGCGGTCAGCGACTTCCTCATGTCCTTCACCCAAGCCCCTGTCTTCTTTGCCAGCAGCCTCTATAAGCAGTGGCTCTTTGGAGAGGCAG GCTGCGAATTCTATGCCTTCTGTGGAGCTGTCTTTGGCATCACCTCCATGATTACCCTGACGGCCATCGCCCTGGACCGCTACCTGGTGATCACGCACCCACTGGCCACTGTTGGGATGGTGTCCAAGAGGCGGGCGGCGCTTGTTCTGCTGGGCGTCTGGCTCTATGCCCTGGCTTGGAGTCTACCGCCCTTCTTTGGCTGGA GTGCCTATGTGCCCGAGGGGCTGCTGACCTCTTGCTCCTGGGACTACATGAGCTTCACACCGAAGGTCCGTGCCTACACCATGCTGCTTTTCTGCTTTGTGTTCCTCCTTCCCCTGCTTGTCATCATCTACAGCTATATCTTCATCTTCAAGGCCATCCGAGAGACAGGCCA AGCTCTCCAGACTTTTGGGGCCTGCGAGCGTCGTGGCAAGTGCCCCCGGCAACGGCAGCGGCTGCAGAACGAGTGGAAAATGGCCAAGATCGAGCTTCTGGTCATCCTTCTCTTTGTGCTCTCCTGGGCTCCCTACTCCACTGTGGCCTTAATGGGCTTTGCTGG GTACGGACATGTCCTGACACCCTACGTGAACTCAGTGCCAGCTGTCATCGCCAAGGCCTCTGCCATCTACAACCCCATCATTTATGCCATCACCCATCCCAAGTACAG AATGGCCATTGCCCAGCACCTGCCCTGCCTGGGAGTGCTGCTGGGTGTGTCAGGCCAGCGCACTGGCTTGTACACCAGTTACCGCTCCACCCACCGCTCCACACTGAGCAGCCAGGCCTCAGACCTCAGCTGGATCTCCGGACGGAGGCGCCAGGCGTCCCTGGGCTCTGAGAGCGAGGTG GGCTGGACAGACACGGAGGCAACAGCTGCTTGGGGGGCTGCCCAGCAAGTGAGTAGATGGTCCCCCTGTGGTCAGGGCCTGGAGGACATGGAAGCCAAGACCTCTCTGGGGCGCCTGGGATGGGAAGCAGAGGCTCCCGGGAAG ACCAAGGGGCTGCTTCCCAGCCTGGACCCCAGGATGTAG